Within Wyeomyia smithii strain HCP4-BCI-WySm-NY-G18 chromosome 2, ASM2978416v1, whole genome shotgun sequence, the genomic segment TGAAGgcattcaatatttttacaatcgaACCCCTTTGCCTGTGTAGAAGTGCCACCCATTTGGTGCCACCGTAGGAGACGATAGCTGGCATCGATTCAAATGTGTTTTGTGTGGCTAGTAGTTTGGTAAGAAATTGCTTTCTTAGGCTTTTTTGACGAGAAATGCCATTAGGGTTGAGGTGAGTGAAACTGGATTTGCTTATTTTTTCATGGTTTGTGACATGCAGAAAGAAGATAAGGCTTTTTTATACATGGGAATTTATTTATATTGAAAGAAGCTAATAATGATTGCGATGTGTTTTAATTTATGACGAACATTGAAGTGAATTCAAATTATAGGTTTTACGAGAAAAATGGTCGTAGCATGCAATAGTATATCATCTCTATAAATGTGAGAgcggaaattcccaaaaataacGACAATAATCCGCCAGTGTACGCTAGGAAATCCATCAATCCGTATCGGATTGTTCTTTTGAATCCATAGAAGTAGTCCTCTCGGTAATGAATCACTAGATCAGAAAAGCTTTCGTTGATTGCAATTTGTGAAACCTCTTGGCCGTATTCGATTTGATTGCACGTTGGCAGACAGTTGCAAGTGTTCACAAAATACTTCGACAGTGGGAATTTATCTACCTTCGCCAACAGCAAAGCATCCTTATCAAACTGATCCTCCCATTGGAAGCTGTTTCGGCACAGCTTTGTTCCAGCCGTTCGGGGCATGTAGGCCAGAGCACATTTTTTCTTCTCGAGAAAATAATTTATGCGACACTCCAGTTCACAGTTTTCTTGGCTGTAAATTTTAAAGAAGCGTAATTTGCGTTGACCTTCGAAGTAGCATTTGACACTAAAAGTAAAACAAGTGTTACACAACAATAACACAATTTTTGTAGATATTTTTAACCTTTCAGATGAATAGTATTTTAGAATATTAGGCGATAGTTTTACGACTGGTTTCACCGTAACATCCACTATTCGTCCTGGTTCAACAAATATGGCGCTCCTTCCTTTGTAGGGAAAATCCACAGCGTTGTGTAAATATACAGCTACCGTGCTGAAGTTGGCGCAGTTGGAGTTATtgaaagtttcattgaaatttaattttagcCGAAGTCGATATTTTTCCGACAGATCCACAGCAGGTCGTGGGTAGTATTTGAGAAATAAACCGAAGTCTGCGTAGCCCTCTTGCAGGCTCCAGTTTTCCGTCGGTTTTGATGCATTTGAAAAGAGCAGTTCTGGTGCGAGTCTGAAAAGAAGAAAATGCTCAATTAAGGGGTTATacatatacctttttagttttcaaaaaaatcaatttttttactcTATTATCTTTAAGTAAatcttcttgagaacattttcacaaattttcataaagatctgagcaatagggagaaagttagagcgatttaaAGTGCGCCTcctcacggccgcataagctaaacttgaaactttatactcGTTTTtttcggaatagtgtttttcaaaaaatgactttgccgtgtttacgattgcggtcAAACTACTGAActcattttcttcatttttgcctttctcctagaaaggtatagcaatcactggaaaaaccgaaggtatcaagtggtcccaatggccgaatgtcatataccactcgacttctttcgacgaactgagcattttctgtatgtatgtatgtatgtgtgtatgtgtgtgtgtgtgtatgtgcaacttttttttttcactcacttttctcagatatggctggaccgactttcataaaattaattgcaaatgaaaggtctagttgctccataggttgctattgaatttcattgtaatcggattttcagtttagaggttatgtatcaaaatgtaaaaatcacgaaacatcaatatctcagaaaccacacaaccgatttcaataaaacaggtttcaaatgattgggctgtctccagaacccttaacttttgaatttcgttatgattgaacatatggttcaaaagttatgtaaacaaaagttatcctgaggttgtttaaactcactcatttttctcagtgatggctgaaccgattttcacaaaattagtgtcaaatgaaaggtctagttgccccataggttgctattgaatttcattgcaatcggattgtaactgtgtccgttgttcataaaaatgtgaaatcacataatgaaagtaaacatattgactttctcctaacgatcactggctaattaaaaggtagaaaaatgattcaaatggccgaatgtcatatactactcaactcagttcgacgaatcgagcatgttctacatatatgcatgtataggtgtatatgtttgtgtgtgggtgtgtatgtgtgtatgtgcacctatctttcgcactcacttttctcagagatggtttgaccgattctttctatcttggtgtcaaataaagggtctatttgccgcttaggctgctattgaatttcattgtaatcaaactttcagttttggcgctgcgtcagaatgtgaaaaacgctcttaaaTCTCAGAAGCtgtgaacatagttgaattcaaataaacatttttggggcccccacaaaacgagaaaaagttcttttctctatcaaaaatgagattcaatcaaaagttcaatttacagcaagaaaatttgaacagaccatttcaatctgaaatttttcttcagtgttattttttcgcgagcgccaatatcacaactacatccataagatccTTTGATTCACTtagaatgacacacattaacacaccatttgaatcgaaccagcgcgcatgggagatcaagcaggaaagaaaatacataatccacaagtttttttaatgcattgctcttgattccgaaaataagtttacttgtccgaatcagggataccggatttgcgttgtaaaatgcagattttcagagtctgTGTGTAGATTTtgttgacctgcagatgtgtgtagttttttcctagtttctgtagattattgccagcgtagccttatatttgcgcagtcttactCAAATTgtttgcaaatttttgcctgcggatcgcatttttttgacgtagaactacgtttttctttagcctaccacatagggatgtaaatgggaaaactattaacgaaaaggggacgaaatatgtccctttttaaatgcttataaatcagtttgttttcaaccgatttccttcatttttgcagcaattgtttcgaaaattatacacgcatccacccaaatgtagaaaattgctgattgattatgcaaactattgtactattgataattgtcaagccttgtttaaacgaaaattacgttctctgattggtcgttatatgattgctccccaagcacggtcgacagaaccatataccttgcaattgaaaacatgctatttggcctatataagagcctgtttcagccgatagtaatagttctggacagcgacaagttgtcaatagcagtcgtccttccttagcagtagcactagccctgtggttggtcacctcgtctcaggagcagcgcggttcttctcagcgtgcctcgccagactgccattattcgcCCActattggggcagcataaatatcgtcatcaccaaatccaattttgaacagaaaaatgccttttttcaaggcaaataaacaagtcattgaaagttaatagtttttgacaacgcacagtggggcaaattggtccgttggcgcgacaaaacctcataaatCCTTAACAGTTGTTTTCACAGTGTTCATATTTTCGGCAATGTTATTCACCACAAAAAAATcttcttgaaaaatgtattcaggcagctttgatttttttctacagatggcgctgacatctatcttatgaataaatggtgctagccattttgtttcttcggaaaagttgttcatatcatcaattgacatgaagttgtcgaacatattacaactgtaggactgaccgttaacgagataaaattattttcattattcataaacccaaaatttcagtaatgaattataactgggacttaagtacatatatttcaatttcagatatattcgagctttcgagtcatcatgaaatgaattattgaaggttcgtagttgcctttgtatagttttttgtcaacctatgatgtgtcatcatATTTGATAAAGactataaaatataattttaatgttattgtttgtgataaaatgtttcaaataggaacattgtttaattaaagattagttggtcatgttccctttctaagagttcctcttgtttaattttataccatttaaccctctagtgcccaaattaatttctaaacggacttcggtaaaattactataaaccattataaacacttttcaagtatttattgaagcttttcggaacttcgactgaagcccgccaaatggcggccttgggcactagagggttaacatgAATACAAAACGCTTACTTGTttttaaaacactgttcacccaataacaaactgttcCCTAATCATTTCCGAGGGGTCTTAATACTACTGGACATCAGTTTCGAAAGACCCCCTAACATTAtcatggtcgtgttgcatacaccggcattcagcaaagcctattgtaggaaaaacatcgatacggacactgctgaatgacgattttttacatgaattgacatgaaaataatcgttgcgaaaactcgaattactcggtaagtcgcaactagtagcagctgatttttggtttagtactagccaatatcttgtattttagtacactaatagtgtcatagcaaaacaacgtagaactttatgtttttcatattgccgaaaatgaagaaaaaataacaaaaaaacttgttttacatactatgcctcctacgaacctattttcaacaaaactgtcttaatatcacTCTGCTTATTAGTTTATACTCTgttttatgaggatcatatgagttagctaattaatttctaagtatttgtatgccctactggaaaatatctgagaaaattttttcttccattttacatGCCTTGTAGATCCtcactttcacaatattatagcacattttcttaatcatttttcaaagtgaattatcatgatttctagtcgataacatgtctactgcaagtagaaaataaaatgaggcatgaaaactgaatttcatttattttagttttgtcgctacttttctgggttctgccccacagtgcaacgtaagcaagcattctgtgcggattctaacAGTAACATCTGACGCGGTCGTCTtgtttacagaaggtgaaatagcttccacagtgcatgttgtccgtgtatcttaactcccccactgttggggcagcacaaaagttgcgatcagtaaccgattttgaacagcaaaatggttataggtcggttggttttcaaccgattttcttcattcttgcagcaatcgattggaaaatcatacacgcatctgcccaaatgcagaaaaatgttgtttgattcTACGAACTATTGCTTATCGATATGTTTCGTTGGATTCATCACCGCTTAATTCAACAGAAATAAAatactattgcactattgaaaattgtcaaaccttgttgaaataaaaataacgtcctctgattggtcgcttgcttgctgtgtgtgtatgatgtgGTATGATGTatgtatggtatgatgatatcaggcacaactcaaaattttgcagttttgagtttttgatggcaaacgatgccaaatactataaagtttcatctcacaaagacccgtttcaaaattcacaatatttccagaaatataagtagatgtgcctttattgcaaaaatcaaaaatatccctaaaagacagaaaaatgaggttacaatcCTCATAACTTGTTCATTACATAcacatgatagacccaaacaagttcaataaaaatggaaagTCTTAAAATTGgagtttttcacgaaaatgaaaaaaaaaattttttgacgcaaattttcaaacgtgtttttccgaaactatgaattttgagttgtgccagtattgaattcaactgacgacatggtatgatgtgtgtgtatgatatgatatgtgtgtgtgtgcgtgtgtctgtatgatcgtgtgtctgtatgatatggtatgatttgtgtgtgtgctgtgtatggtttttaaggTGGAAGTGCGTCGAAGCCATAAATGGCCGACTTTAAGACACCACATGGtcaacttcgaattttcaaatgctcACCACTCGGTAATAGTTGATGCATCACTTGTAAAAACatatcatcatgtttgttatggtgataaaaacatagaaaagtgttttcatagataacgcattaactattcccGAGTCTTGTTAAGCTGAAAATTCGTTgttgaccacgtggtggcttctacacactaccaccttaactcggcacgttctgctaactgctgaatccggttcacgaaattcacaacccttcattattAGACATtgtaactcattacccaagtaaaatgtgttactagggtaatgaaacactcaatgcatttgttaatagtgtacgtagttctacgtcactcatgcggtcgtgtcttggatacaacctcctacttttttcaaattgcgataggttttttcagatatcaagaaataaattccggatttcgagcagttgcagacatctttCGAAAACATCTGGAACCTCTGGTCTAAATCATTCGACAGTTAGATCTGGCTATAAACAGTGAGCAAGAaccgaatttattattacatttattcaaaatgagctgtcaccacaaaaccccgcgtatatcaaagtggagctcaaaaagatgattacatgaagaaaaaaatcaaaaactcgttagtgccttgcaaaaattattttatttaaggatttatttgagcctaatgatctcgaacgcaactggagaaaggtctttttcaAAGATGAAACtggttgaaaataggttgcgtacgactatgaagagtgaaaggctgtcaaacttagcattgttaagttgagagtacaatattatgaaggagctgaatgttgattattcaatcaataagttctctgcaaaaaaaaaactcgtaaataaaatctagcaaatttttggtaacttttcaataacaaataaatctttttaactcgtacgataaaaaaacgggtttgttttattttggggcccccacaatcgtaaatccggctctgggtatagcaatcactgcaaaaactaaaggtataaaatagCTCataagggccgaatgtcgtataccactcgactgagttcgacgagctgagcattttctgcatgtgtgtgtgtaacgctctcccaaactcactcgattttctcagagatggctgaatcgatttcaatggaaacaattgcaaatgaaaggtctagttggcctataagacccaattgaattttattgttatctgatttctagtttagaggttttgtatcaaaatgaaaaaatcacgaaacatcaatatctcagaaactacacaaccgatatgaacaaaattggtttcaaatgaacgggaaacttttgaattttatgaagattgagcatatggttcagaagttacaggaagaaacgtgttctggagactattcaatctcactcatgtttctcagagatggctggaccgatttacataaaattagtgtcaaatggaaggtgtaattgccccataagatcctattgatttttttttgcgaacggattattacttttcctgttatgttaaaaaatgtgaaatccatctatgaaaagaaacatattctgatgactacttgggctcactcacttttctcagagatggttgacccgatttccacagaattagtatcaaatgaaaggtctagctgcctcataacaccctattgaattttgctgtaatcggaatgtaacttcgtctgtaatgtatcgaaatttgaaaatcactaaacttcattatcttagaaactacacaacagatttgaacaataatgatatcgaatgaacgggatagttgagggttaactgatgaattatgattgaacacgtggtttcaaagtttggctcccccatacgttcccttttcatttgattgttatcaaacttaagcaaccgttatgttttaatttgtaaaacaacgaaagtctattttctcaagtattacacgacttatttgaacataactagtgtcatacaaacgagtcatctctcaaacttacaaataataaacttcataaaaatttgatatactgttcaagagtcttgtaaaaaaaagaaattcaaagactattcaacactatagctgctttgatcaatatatatatggcctcaacatgatttaaatgtggtatcgtactatttgatcgttcccggtatcgctcgtgattaaattgttcgaaattaagattcatttcttatatttcgctatttctgaagcactaacattacgtcaaatttcatgtttcatacttcaatcacaacatcaatattttagaacccgaaAAGTTTATacacctttttggatttaagcatccATGCAAatctatttttgcaaataataagtttgaatgagaaaggctgagcctgaccgctaggtggattaattaaggttttttCCCTGATTTATggcttgattttattttttgaaagggCTTAAAATAAATTATCAGAAGCTTTGTACAAGTGAAGTTCAATCGTCAaccccacatttactgcttgaaataaaaataaaaatagcttgacttgcattatagtcatttAAAATACAAGTCACGTAGAAAGACAAGTGAAGTAGTTTTACACAGATTTTACGCGATTTCGCAGTcaaatttcggaatttacgttCATGTTTATGCAATATTTAAAATATAAGCAAGTTTCGCGGATTTCAAAACTGGCGGTAAGTTTTCATTAGTCtattttaatttgttaattCAAACAGTCCAGTAATTATTTCAATCAAATTAATGAATATTACTTACTTTACGCCGGAAGGATGGAAAATGATTGAAGACTTAtggtaaagaaaaaaaaaacgcgaggcaatgagaaaaacataaaaagtgACCAATCCTGGCTTGAGAGGACACCTCTAATATGCGGATCTATATTCGGTTTTTGTAATTCATGCTGTTTTTACCAAGATGTCAGAATTTACGCTGCTTTTTACGCGCTTTTCTCAGAACAATCGGAACGGTCGATATTCGTTTGTTCAGAGTGTCGAATAATtctacagggggtagacaaaatgattgagacaggtagaattttgtcaaaattcaaacgatcagagcttcacgaaaaatggatcaattttgacgaaacaggtttcattttactggaaaactatcctactTTCAAAATATCATGCGAGGACTTGATGCGGCCAATGGACAccggaaatgttccggattttaggagtgtgtgtcaaaatgttcatttttgcaacgcttagaactttttctgacagctAGTTTCTTTTAGATTTATATGttgccaataaactagaattcattccgagttcattgataCCCAAAGCTTGAAAATCCGGCAAGAAATCATTGATACAATCGGAATCGGAATCTTCCGGATCGTGtatgcgattcctttcacgattccgtcaccgagttaaaggtatcctggggattcttactcactATGgctcgggtacgggtaattcgattcTCGTGCATTATAAGAATctaattattaacttttcaagcCTAGGTGTTTTAACATAGTCTTGGTCTGGGAAGAGAAAACGCATACGAAGCTGTGGGAGTGTCAATTAAACCAGAAGgagctgtcaatttgaaccaggaGAAAAAAAGCATCTTTTGACCCTTTAATGTTTCCCATTTACGTACCCTCCGAtcgttagcgaacagttactgtagtGAGGtgaaaaactgtttattttaaactctaccagacatgcatttttcaccattcgccgtgttgttctagtagggtaaattaacatatAGTGGACCTCTTCCCTATAGTGGACctctttcctatagtggacctcttccccatagtggaccacccgccagattaagttattttatgtgaaaactcgagtgattttcaaaaaacttccatcggaaAACATCTTGTCCAGCCAGTCTGCATCAAACATagattaataaaataaaggggtccactataggttaatttactctATTCTTCTGTTGTTTCGAAAAATGGAACCCAAATTCTCCATCTCTACGATTGCTGCGTGCGCAAGGCCGGGAGGTCTGTGCAACcggttaaacagtgaaaaggtacctggcgaacatgaacatgtatgtcaggaagcggctatcccgttcactggtctcggtgcaatgacgcagcggcagtggTTGAATAAGAAGGTCAAGTCGATATTTCCGGCGAATCACAACGTgccggtggtgatggacgacaagATCTAtctcactctggatggcaacgactggcagggcacttctaTTTTACTTTTCCCACGTAGGAAGTGAGCCCCGAGgggaagtttatttcacacaccaagttccccaagaaggtgctgctgtggctgacaatcagcgagaagtggaagtcgaagccgctcttctttcgctccggactggccgtgaacaggAAAATTTATACTACGCCTATGCCTGTCggaagttttgtcgttcatcaagaagtaCCATAAGAGCAAAAACGCGGTGCCGGATCTGACgttggcccactactcgaagcgatcgatGGAGCAGCTGAATATCGGTGTGTTAATAATGAGTGTTGTTTTTGGCAGATTTTTTGTCCTGTTGGGTGCATACATATGTATTCCATTGCGGCCAGTTAGTAGCCTTGTGCAGTATCTGAGGCCCTAAATATTGTAAATGTACTGGTAAGAGCAGCAAACATAATAAGTGGTAGTGCAGTTTCATCTATACAGTGTACGAGGCACCCGACTGGGTGGTAGTTGCGACGTCACAATCATAACTTTTGTTCGGTAAGTTCGTGATGCAACGTCATTACTTTCTATCTCCGGAATTCAAGGAATTGATGTCTGACTAAGCTTGGTGTGGTAAGCGTATTTCCAACAGTCAGTATACAGTCAACTCCGCTTCACTCGATGTTATA encodes:
- the LOC129720386 gene encoding pickpocket protein 28-like, which encodes MYNPLIEHFLLFRLAPELLFSNASKPTENWSLQEGYADFGLFLKYYPRPAVDLSEKYRLRLKLNFNETFNNSNCANFSTVAVYLHNAVDFPYKGRSAIFVEPGRIVDVTVKPVVKLSPNILKYYSSESVKCYFEGQRKLRFFKIYSQENCELECRINYFLEKKKCALAYMPRTAGTKLCRNSFQWEDQFDKDALLLAKVDKFPLSKYFVNTCNCLPTCNQIEYGQEVSQIAINESFSDLVIHYREDYFYGFKRTIRYGLMDFLAYTGGLLSLFLGISALTFIEMIYYCMLRPFFS